From one Sphingobium cloacae genomic stretch:
- a CDS encoding tyrosine-type recombinase/integrase gives MLAVLHEDLERAAAYKKAARAAATHRAYNSDWIIYTDWCRTRGLVAMPAHPEQIAAFVANQAASGLKPSTIERRVAAIGHHHRTSNYPAPAAHPEAGGLREALAGIRNEKRAKKTRKEPADATALRDMLAQIKGDGLRARRDRAALAIGMAAALRRSELVALTLENVGILDHGIELYLGTTKTDQAGEGTTIAIPEGTRLRPKALLLEWISAVRVLEAEVVRTPAQEATVPLFRRLTRSDQLTGEPMSDKAVARLVKRYAGAAGYDAAKFSGHSLRAGFLTEAASQGATIFKMQEVSRHKTVQVLSDYVRSADRFRDHAGQRFL, from the coding sequence ATGCTTGCCGTGCTCCACGAGGATCTCGAACGCGCGGCCGCCTACAAGAAAGCCGCGCGCGCCGCCGCGACCCATCGCGCCTATAACTCCGACTGGATCATCTACACCGACTGGTGTCGCACGCGCGGCCTCGTAGCGATGCCGGCACATCCGGAACAGATTGCCGCGTTCGTCGCGAACCAGGCCGCGTCCGGTCTTAAGCCAAGCACCATCGAACGGCGCGTGGCCGCGATCGGCCACCATCATCGCACAAGCAACTATCCAGCGCCGGCCGCGCACCCGGAAGCGGGCGGCCTGCGCGAGGCGCTTGCCGGCATCCGCAACGAAAAGCGGGCCAAGAAAACCCGCAAGGAGCCCGCAGACGCCACCGCGCTCCGCGACATGCTGGCGCAGATCAAGGGCGATGGCCTGCGCGCCCGTCGCGATCGTGCCGCGCTCGCGATCGGCATGGCCGCCGCGTTGCGCCGTTCCGAGCTGGTGGCGTTGACGCTCGAGAATGTCGGCATCCTCGACCACGGGATCGAACTCTACCTCGGCACCACCAAAACGGACCAAGCCGGCGAAGGCACGACGATCGCGATCCCCGAAGGCACCCGGCTGCGCCCGAAGGCGCTGCTGCTCGAATGGATCAGCGCCGTGCGGGTGCTGGAGGCCGAAGTTGTCCGCACGCCCGCGCAGGAAGCGACGGTCCCGCTGTTCCGCCGCCTCACCCGCAGCGACCAACTTACCGGCGAGCCGATGTCCGACAAGGCAGTCGCGCGCTTGGTCAAGCGCTATGCCGGTGCCGCCGGCTACGACGCCGCCAAATTCTCCGGTCACTCGCTGCGCGCGGGGTTCCTGACCGAAGCAGCCAGTCAGGGCGCGACGATCTTCAAGATGCAGGAGGTCAGCCGCCACAAGACGGTGCAAGTCCTCTCGGACTATGTCCGCTCGGCCGACCGGTTCCGCGACCATGCCGGCCAGCGGTTTCTCTGA
- a CDS encoding argonaute/piwi family protein has translation MSILTHRIAEPLLEFGHGQQMEAPKDGLFLFGPLEGPDGRSQVRLGVIGTESGVGLSRRWLERISLHIPGKVDAKGKPVLWAPAWPGFEACFGIPLPTRGMVELAVKSGDIDHCIKKNNRADAVRSTVLLFADAIRAHIRAEERRPDVWLVVVPDVVYRYGRPQVAPPPKDERTPSDITSFKDAKRFFQMGGDLFPDTVRDAETYLFSNNFHHQLKAELLQDGVVLQLILESTLVDRNLNIANDRRRGLQDEATVAWNFCTTLYFKMDAKPWALAHVRPGVCYVGLVFKNDDTPAATGEACCAAQMFLNSGDGLVFRGALGPWYSDERKEYHLSRSAAANLMTSVVEGYKLKHGKPPNQLFIHGRHRFSDDEWDGFCSAVPTETQLVGVRIKQLDDVRLFRPSASTPVLRGTALTVGDWSGYLWARGFVPRLAGYQGFETPKPLTVDVTHGEGDIVEVLGDILALTKVNYNACDFASALPVTLKFADRVGEILMASPHTVTAPPLPFRHYI, from the coding sequence ATGAGCATCCTCACGCACCGCATCGCCGAGCCTTTGCTCGAGTTCGGTCACGGGCAGCAGATGGAAGCGCCAAAAGATGGGCTCTTCCTCTTCGGGCCGCTCGAAGGTCCAGATGGCCGCTCCCAGGTACGCTTGGGCGTCATCGGGACGGAGAGCGGCGTCGGCCTATCCCGCCGCTGGTTAGAGCGGATCAGCCTGCATATACCCGGCAAAGTCGATGCGAAGGGCAAGCCCGTCTTATGGGCACCCGCATGGCCGGGCTTCGAGGCCTGCTTCGGCATCCCGCTGCCGACCCGCGGCATGGTCGAGCTAGCGGTCAAGAGCGGCGACATCGATCATTGCATCAAGAAGAACAATCGCGCCGACGCGGTTCGTTCCACGGTGCTGCTGTTCGCCGACGCGATCCGCGCGCACATCCGCGCCGAGGAGCGCCGTCCCGACGTCTGGCTCGTTGTCGTTCCGGACGTCGTCTATCGCTATGGACGCCCCCAGGTCGCACCACCGCCCAAGGACGAGCGCACCCCCTCCGACATCACGAGCTTCAAGGACGCCAAACGCTTCTTCCAGATGGGCGGCGACCTGTTCCCCGACACGGTGCGGGATGCCGAAACTTACCTGTTCTCGAACAATTTCCACCACCAGCTGAAAGCCGAGTTGCTGCAGGACGGCGTCGTCCTCCAGCTGATCCTCGAAAGCACGCTGGTCGACCGCAACCTCAACATAGCCAACGACCGCCGACGCGGCCTTCAGGACGAGGCCACGGTTGCCTGGAACTTCTGCACCACGCTCTACTTCAAGATGGACGCGAAGCCTTGGGCCTTAGCCCATGTCCGGCCTGGCGTGTGCTACGTCGGACTGGTGTTCAAGAACGACGACACGCCTGCGGCAACGGGCGAGGCCTGTTGCGCCGCGCAGATGTTCCTCAACTCAGGCGACGGCCTCGTCTTTCGCGGCGCCCTTGGCCCCTGGTACTCCGACGAGCGCAAGGAATATCACCTGTCGAGGAGCGCGGCGGCGAATTTGATGACCTCGGTGGTCGAGGGCTATAAGCTCAAGCACGGCAAGCCACCGAACCAGCTGTTCATCCATGGGCGTCACCGCTTTTCCGACGATGAGTGGGACGGCTTTTGCAGCGCAGTACCCACTGAAACACAGCTGGTAGGAGTCAGGATCAAGCAGCTCGATGACGTTCGGCTGTTCCGCCCCTCCGCGTCGACACCGGTCCTGCGCGGCACGGCCCTTACCGTGGGTGACTGGTCAGGTTACCTTTGGGCGCGGGGGTTCGTACCCCGGCTGGCAGGTTATCAAGGGTTCGAGACACCCAAGCCGCTCACCGTCGACGTGACGCATGGCGAAGGGGACATCGTAGAGGTGCTCGGCGACATCCTTGCGCTCACCAAGGTCAACTACAACGCCTGCGATTTCGCGAGCGCCCTGCCCGTGACGCTCAAGTTCGCGGACCGGGTGGGTGAGATCCTGATGGCATCGCCCCATACCGTTACCGCACCGCCGCTGCCGTTTCGGCACTACATCTGA
- a CDS encoding toll/interleukin-1 receptor domain-containing protein codes for MTTAPTPVRDTILITHANPEDNCFARWLAGRLTTAGYKVWVDVRALRGGDDFWDKIEHVLRHEAIKQIVVVSEHIGKQGVKKELALGDVMRRKLGDAEFMIPIRIADVDFGDFPTEILRQNAHNAFPNWAACLQPLLETLDTSRVLKVEHPDAEQLAMIVAAQEDGRKLVTPNPETLYSNWFELRARPDVWILEAKGTTAQLEAWSQFTRVPHVLHEGGAIAFCGPDAIERLDNGAPPLKARASLPFNGVIDGTYSRHFGERSNARRIAVNLMRQHWDLAMHRLGLLPVDFASGARGRFFPDGLIDGRVKLTLSDGHRVDRVLSGKFKDRRWHLCLVAQPKLWPDALFRVHANVAVTTDGRTPLPGEQLQRIRLRLTRSWFNDKWRDMLLAAMGWLAEGEAALDIAASGERLTVASLPMSFDFPVSFAAEEDRRAEEDDGGQITLSEDFETAFDRDEIPEEADA; via the coding sequence ATGACTACCGCTCCGACACCGGTGCGCGACACAATTCTGATCACGCACGCCAATCCTGAGGACAATTGCTTCGCCCGGTGGCTTGCCGGGCGCCTAACCACGGCCGGATACAAGGTCTGGGTCGACGTTCGCGCGCTTCGGGGTGGCGACGATTTCTGGGACAAGATCGAGCACGTGCTGCGGCACGAGGCCATCAAGCAGATCGTCGTGGTGTCCGAGCATATCGGCAAGCAAGGCGTAAAGAAGGAGCTCGCTCTCGGCGACGTCATGCGTCGCAAGCTCGGCGACGCGGAGTTCATGATTCCGATCCGGATTGCCGACGTGGATTTCGGCGATTTCCCAACAGAGATCCTCCGCCAGAACGCACACAATGCGTTCCCTAATTGGGCGGCCTGTCTTCAGCCCCTGCTCGAAACGCTCGACACCTCACGTGTGCTGAAGGTCGAGCATCCGGACGCCGAGCAGCTTGCGATGATCGTTGCTGCCCAAGAGGACGGTCGAAAGCTGGTCACTCCAAATCCCGAGACGCTTTACAGCAACTGGTTCGAACTCCGGGCGAGGCCCGACGTCTGGATCCTGGAGGCGAAGGGAACGACTGCGCAGCTGGAAGCCTGGAGCCAGTTTACGCGTGTTCCCCATGTGCTTCACGAGGGAGGCGCCATCGCCTTCTGCGGACCCGATGCTATCGAGCGTCTCGACAACGGCGCTCCGCCTTTGAAGGCGCGCGCCAGCTTGCCATTCAACGGCGTGATCGACGGTACCTATAGCCGCCACTTCGGTGAGCGTTCCAATGCACGGCGGATCGCCGTCAATTTGATGCGTCAGCACTGGGACCTGGCCATGCATCGTCTCGGGCTACTTCCTGTCGATTTCGCCTCGGGCGCCCGAGGCCGCTTCTTCCCCGACGGACTCATCGACGGAAGAGTGAAGCTGACGCTGAGCGATGGACATCGGGTCGACCGTGTCCTGAGCGGCAAGTTCAAGGATCGGCGCTGGCACCTGTGCCTTGTCGCTCAACCCAAGCTCTGGCCGGATGCTCTCTTCCGGGTCCATGCCAATGTTGCGGTGACGACCGACGGCCGAACCCCGCTCCCGGGTGAACAGCTGCAGCGCATCCGATTGCGCCTCACGCGGTCCTGGTTCAATGACAAATGGCGCGACATGCTGCTCGCCGCGATGGGCTGGCTTGCCGAAGGTGAAGCGGCACTAGACATTGCCGCGTCCGGTGAGCGCCTCACCGTCGCTAGCTTACCGATGAGCTTCGACTTTCCAGTCAGCTTCGCCGCGGAAGAAGACCGCCGAGCCGAGGAAGACGACGGAGGCCAGATAACTCTGTCAGAGGACTTCGAAACGGCCTTTGACCGGGATGAGATACCGGAGGAGGCCGACGCATGA
- a CDS encoding type II toxin-antitoxin system VapC family toxin, with translation MSSKVVLDASALLCLLNDEPGADRVVDVLTRSIIGTANLAEVVSKLRDRGLPLDEVREALGGLHLDVRPLTPAQALIVGDLRPATKALGLSLGDRTCLALAIDLQAEMLTTDGPLASADVGITITNVRPLAE, from the coding sequence GTGAGTAGCAAAGTCGTACTCGACGCCTCCGCCCTGCTCTGTCTTCTGAACGATGAACCCGGGGCGGATAGGGTAGTCGACGTCCTGACCCGCAGCATCATCGGAACAGCCAACCTCGCAGAGGTCGTCTCCAAGCTACGGGACCGGGGATTGCCGCTCGACGAGGTGCGTGAGGCGCTTGGCGGGCTGCATCTTGATGTCCGGCCGCTCACTCCTGCCCAGGCACTCATAGTAGGCGACCTCCGGCCAGCCACGAAGGCGCTCGGTCTTTCTCTCGGCGATCGGACGTGCCTTGCTTTGGCGATCGACCTGCAAGCCGAGATGCTCACAACGGACGGGCCACTTGCGAGTGCCGATGTAGGCATCACCATCACCAACGTGCGCCCTCTGGCAGAGTAG
- a CDS encoding AbrB/MazE/SpoVT family DNA-binding domain-containing protein, which produces MNDISVTSRASIPPCTLASDVALRYKAVGQVRAAGLVQMEAQRVKIVDGGKLVIPAAMRRELGITTGDTVLVDVDDGELRVRSVPKALERARAILRKYVPEGVGLADELIAERRREAERE; this is translated from the coding sequence ATGAACGATATTTCGGTGACCAGCCGTGCATCGATCCCTCCCTGCACGCTGGCGTCCGACGTTGCCCTCCGGTATAAAGCCGTTGGACAGGTCAGAGCAGCGGGATTGGTGCAGATGGAAGCACAGAGGGTCAAAATCGTGGACGGTGGTAAGCTCGTGATCCCGGCGGCAATGCGCCGTGAGCTCGGGATCACCACGGGTGACACCGTTCTCGTCGATGTGGACGATGGCGAATTGCGGGTACGTTCCGTACCTAAGGCACTTGAGCGTGCTCGCGCCATCCTGCGCAAGTATGTGCCCGAAGGCGTCGGCTTGGCTGACGAGCTGATCGCGGAGCGTCGGCGTGAGGCGGAGCGTGAGTAG
- a CDS encoding recombinase family protein: MKGSEVRAARVYLRVSTDEQDLTRQESIVAGARAAGFYVAAVYREKASGARPDRPELLRMVADLQPGEVVVAEKIDRISRLPLPEAELLVEAIRGRGARLSVPGIVDLSDLVADSAGVARIVLEAVQDMLLRVALQTARDDYETRRERQREGIEIAKKAGRYTGRKPDLAHHRRIVGLREAGMSIAKTAELAGCSIAHVKRVTAIHRARSAPPSSASADNSR; this comes from the coding sequence GTGAAAGGCAGCGAGGTACGGGCGGCGCGGGTGTACCTGCGGGTGAGCACGGACGAGCAGGATCTGACGCGGCAGGAGAGCATCGTTGCTGGCGCGCGGGCTGCCGGCTTCTACGTCGCGGCGGTCTACCGGGAGAAGGCGTCTGGCGCGCGACCTGACCGGCCGGAGCTGTTGCGCATGGTGGCGGACCTGCAGCCGGGCGAAGTGGTGGTCGCTGAGAAAATCGACCGAATCAGCCGCCTGCCGCTGCCGGAAGCCGAACTGCTCGTGGAGGCGATAAGGGGCAGGGGGGCGCGGCTGTCAGTGCCCGGGATCGTCGATCTGTCCGATCTGGTGGCGGACAGCGCGGGCGTGGCGCGCATCGTGCTGGAGGCGGTGCAGGACATGCTGCTGCGCGTGGCACTCCAAACAGCGCGCGACGACTACGAAACCCGGCGCGAGCGGCAGCGCGAGGGCATTGAGATCGCGAAGAAGGCAGGGCGGTACACCGGTCGCAAACCTGACCTAGCCCATCACCGCCGCATCGTAGGCTTGCGCGAGGCTGGTATGAGCATTGCGAAGACGGCTGAGCTCGCTGGGTGCAGCATCGCTCACGTCAAGCGGGTGACGGCGATCCATCGCGCTAGATCAGCACCGCCTTCAAGTGCGTCAGCCGACAACAGTAGGTAG
- a CDS encoding response regulator, with protein MGQRKPIANKTILIVEDEAILRFDLVDFFEHAGWKVFEATNAESAIELLDRHREIGAVLTDVNMPGSMDGLALAHHVRGRYPPTVLFVVSGNVPLDSEDLPVRTAFMPKPFDPHRLLRELEAASL; from the coding sequence GTGGGCCAGCGTAAGCCGATTGCGAACAAGACGATCCTGATCGTGGAAGACGAAGCCATCCTCAGGTTCGATCTGGTCGACTTCTTCGAACATGCAGGTTGGAAAGTGTTCGAGGCCACGAATGCCGAGAGCGCCATCGAATTGCTCGATCGTCACAGGGAGATCGGCGCTGTTCTGACGGACGTCAACATGCCTGGGTCGATGGACGGCCTTGCACTCGCTCATCACGTGCGCGGGCGCTATCCGCCAACCGTCCTGTTCGTGGTGTCGGGCAACGTGCCCCTGGACAGCGAGGATCTGCCGGTCCGAACCGCGTTCATGCCCAAGCCGTTCGATCCGCATCGCCTGCTTCGCGAACTGGAGGCGGCAAGTCTGTGA
- a CDS encoding phosphoribosylanthranilate isomerase, translating to MRTRIKICCIASPDEARIAIAAGADALGLVARMPSGPGPISDRAIAEVTALVPPPVATFLLTSETTADAISAHVRATAPSAVQIVSHIDPAESGKLAALEPHVRRIQVIHVEGPEALQLIPAYEPCVHAFLLDSGRPNAPVAELGGTGRAHDWAVSAAFVRATEKPVFLAGGLTAANVAEAIGQVRPYGVDLCSGVRTGGQLDPQKLFAFVTAVQQIDREMARAM from the coding sequence ATGAGAACTCGTATAAAGATTTGCTGCATCGCCTCGCCGGATGAAGCGCGGATCGCGATCGCCGCGGGGGCGGATGCGCTGGGGCTGGTAGCACGCATGCCCTCTGGTCCCGGTCCGATCTCCGACAGGGCGATCGCAGAGGTGACGGCGCTCGTGCCACCGCCGGTGGCCACCTTCCTGCTGACATCCGAGACGACCGCCGACGCCATCTCCGCCCATGTCCGCGCGACCGCTCCGTCGGCGGTCCAGATCGTGTCGCACATCGATCCCGCGGAGTCGGGCAAGCTGGCAGCGCTGGAGCCGCACGTCCGCCGGATACAGGTCATCCACGTCGAAGGGCCGGAAGCGCTACAGCTGATCCCGGCCTATGAGCCTTGCGTTCATGCCTTCCTGCTCGACTCCGGCAGGCCCAACGCCCCGGTCGCTGAGCTGGGCGGAACCGGCCGCGCGCATGACTGGGCGGTCAGCGCCGCTTTCGTCCGTGCGACCGAGAAGCCGGTGTTTCTTGCCGGGGGCCTGACCGCCGCTAACGTGGCGGAAGCGATCGGGCAGGTTCGCCCCTATGGTGTCGACCTGTGCTCCGGCGTCCGGACGGGTGGTCAGCTCGACCCGCAGAAGCTGTTCGCCTTCGTCACCGCGGTCCAGCAGATCGACCGGGAAATGGCGCGGGCGATGTGA
- a CDS encoding DUF4403 family protein has protein sequence MMNMAALEAVPMPVKSKSEAADRIARFSLRKSDVSRASIVFALLCVAILTGCDRTPREAPPRAKDTISVPPQTSTIDVPIVADLGKLAATLEKAVPRRLWSIDKPEQTCVPPKKVKILFARIKTPAIRCRITGTVVRGPLVLEGSGKTITVTMPLHAAISARDVGGVLSRETAEADARVRAVARLDIAGDWSPRATVSIAYDWTDEPHVDFLGQRIEFTSKADAKLAGVVARLEHTLPQELGRLQLREQIAQVWGAAFTSVQLNRANPPVWMRITPRQLSYGGYTISRNRVNLALGLTAGTETFVGDRPPDPQRQPLPAMTRMQPGPGRILFAIPVIADYRQLEPVLAKALVKRSRRPFEVPGVGAVRAQFYQVTIYGTTGGKIAVGLRFSAAAEGGEPSRGTIWLTATPRNAVNDRRVAFDDLTVAGVTDSVRTSLLLKLVNAPGISSTVSAALTQNFEKDFDELLAKITRAIDEKRIGDLIVRAHITDVRTGQLKAAGQGVYLPVWGRGTATIRLAPR, from the coding sequence ATGATGAACATGGCGGCTCTTGAAGCCGTTCCAATGCCGGTTAAGTCGAAATCTGAAGCGGCAGACCGAATTGCGAGGTTTTCCTTGCGCAAAAGCGACGTCTCCCGCGCCTCGATCGTGTTCGCTCTGCTCTGCGTTGCCATCCTCACTGGCTGCGACCGAACTCCTCGCGAGGCGCCTCCGCGAGCGAAGGACACGATCAGCGTACCGCCGCAGACCTCCACCATCGACGTGCCGATCGTCGCGGACCTGGGCAAGCTGGCGGCAACTCTCGAAAAGGCGGTTCCGCGTCGCCTTTGGTCAATCGACAAGCCGGAGCAGACCTGCGTCCCGCCGAAGAAGGTCAAGATCCTCTTTGCGAGAATTAAGACGCCCGCGATCCGGTGCCGCATCACGGGCACCGTAGTCCGAGGGCCGTTGGTGCTGGAGGGCTCGGGCAAAACGATCACCGTCACCATGCCGCTTCACGCCGCGATCAGCGCCCGGGACGTGGGAGGCGTGCTCAGCCGGGAAACAGCCGAGGCGGACGCCCGCGTTCGGGCAGTAGCCAGGCTCGACATCGCCGGCGACTGGTCGCCGCGCGCAACGGTATCGATCGCCTACGACTGGACCGACGAGCCGCACGTCGACTTCCTGGGCCAGCGTATCGAGTTCACCAGCAAGGCCGACGCCAAGCTCGCCGGCGTCGTCGCGCGCCTGGAGCACACTCTGCCGCAGGAGCTCGGCAGATTGCAGCTGCGCGAGCAGATCGCGCAGGTGTGGGGCGCGGCGTTCACCTCCGTCCAGCTGAACCGGGCGAACCCGCCGGTGTGGATGCGGATCACTCCCCGACAGTTGAGCTACGGAGGCTACACTATTTCGCGCAATCGGGTGAACCTGGCGCTGGGGCTGACGGCGGGGACGGAGACCTTTGTCGGCGATCGGCCGCCTGATCCGCAGCGCCAGCCGCTCCCCGCCATGACGCGCATGCAGCCTGGACCCGGCCGCATCCTGTTCGCCATACCCGTCATCGCCGACTATCGTCAGCTGGAGCCGGTGCTCGCAAAGGCATTGGTGAAGCGTTCCCGCCGCCCCTTCGAGGTGCCCGGTGTCGGTGCGGTGCGCGCGCAGTTTTACCAGGTGACCATCTACGGCACGACGGGCGGCAAGATCGCGGTCGGGCTCCGCTTCAGTGCGGCAGCCGAAGGCGGGGAGCCTTCGCGGGGCACGATCTGGCTTACCGCCACGCCGCGCAACGCCGTCAATGATCGCCGTGTCGCGTTTGACGATCTCACCGTCGCAGGTGTGACCGACTCGGTCCGAACAAGCCTGCTTCTGAAGCTCGTCAACGCCCCCGGCATCTCCAGCACCGTGTCCGCCGCGCTGACGCAGAACTTCGAAAAGGATTTCGACGAGCTGCTCGCCAAGATCACCCGTGCGATCGACGAGAAGCGGATCGGCGACCTGATCGTGCGCGCCCACATCACGGACGTGCGCACGGGCCAGCTGAAGGCGGCGGGGCAAGGCGTGTACCTTCCCGTATGGGGGCGCGGCACGGCCACGATCCGCCTTGCTCCACGATAG
- a CDS encoding DUF4142 domain-containing protein encodes MKIAIVAALLTLAPVPVLAQAVSPATSGTMTSADVGVSPIASQSGPNYVLAAADANLYQIKAAQLAATRAQRDDVKAYAKRVLAETQSSHKALLAALKNDQRTIKAPSSSLSADRAALLKLLQKAPKSAFDNLYLTQSAQVQQAAWAVHKGYAQDGTDPALQQVAGTAVPVLENELTTGKSLTPSGLAG; translated from the coding sequence ATGAAGATTGCGATTGTCGCTGCGCTGCTCACCCTGGCGCCGGTACCAGTGCTGGCGCAGGCCGTTTCGCCCGCCACTTCGGGAACAATGACCAGCGCTGACGTCGGCGTCTCGCCGATCGCGAGCCAGAGCGGACCCAATTACGTGCTCGCTGCGGCCGATGCGAACCTTTACCAGATCAAGGCCGCGCAGCTTGCCGCGACGCGCGCGCAGAGAGACGACGTCAAGGCCTATGCAAAGCGCGTGCTGGCGGAAACGCAGAGCAGCCACAAGGCGCTGCTGGCGGCGCTGAAGAATGATCAGCGCACGATCAAGGCGCCGTCCTCGAGCCTGTCCGCCGACCGCGCTGCCCTCCTCAAGCTGCTCCAGAAGGCGCCCAAGAGCGCCTTTGACAATCTGTATCTGACGCAGTCCGCGCAGGTTCAGCAGGCCGCCTGGGCCGTGCACAAGGGTTACGCGCAGGACGGGACCGACCCGGCGCTGCAGCAGGTCGCCGGCACCGCGGTCCCGGTGCTGGAAAACGAGCTCACCACCGGCAAGTCGCTTACTCCCTCCGGGCTTGCAGGATAG
- a CDS encoding MarR family winged helix-turn-helix transcriptional regulator codes for MDGASSDSLAAMRGEGTDRVTAPLLPPPAQYLRDDAIRGGMDLMFFAHRSHLAHADAELATRTLGRAHHRALYFLGRYPEISVSELLDVLCVTKQSLGRVMRDLIDRGLVCGRVGERDRRQKLLSLTDEGRALEHALFEELRRNMANAYQAAGETAVTGYWIVMQHLMRGEARDQFRRLHSRQ; via the coding sequence TTGGATGGAGCCAGCAGTGACAGTCTTGCAGCGATGCGAGGGGAGGGCACCGACCGCGTGACGGCTCCGCTTCTGCCGCCTCCTGCCCAGTATCTGCGTGATGACGCGATCAGGGGAGGAATGGATCTGATGTTCTTTGCCCACAGATCCCATCTGGCGCATGCCGACGCCGAGCTGGCAACGCGTACCCTCGGACGGGCGCATCACCGCGCCCTGTACTTCCTCGGCAGGTACCCGGAAATCTCAGTCAGCGAACTACTGGACGTTCTCTGCGTCACAAAGCAATCGCTCGGCAGGGTAATGCGGGATTTGATAGACCGCGGGCTAGTCTGCGGACGTGTCGGGGAGCGCGATCGACGGCAGAAGCTGCTGTCGCTCACCGACGAGGGACGTGCGCTCGAGCACGCGCTGTTCGAGGAGCTCAGGCGTAACATGGCGAACGCGTATCAGGCGGCAGGAGAGACAGCCGTCACGGGCTACTGGATCGTAATGCAGCATCTCATGCGCGGTGAAGCACGGGACCAGTTCCGCAGGCTGCACTCCCGTCAATAA
- a CDS encoding efflux transporter outer membrane subunit: protein MKRLSWAILPALLTGCVVGPNYGGPPGVASGERSGSTFRRADQAVTSPQLPIARWWEGMGDPQLTTLVNRALASNPDVAIAEARIRKARASLREQRANQLPTVSASGTAIVADLPAGSLALPTQGEQSDRIRAEFYNAGLDASWEIDLFGARRRAAEGAEAQAQAAEANKADAQVRLSAEVAQNYVTLRELQQRLILARRSAQLQQRSLALLQQREQRGASSRDEVVRLKTELTRTEAGLLPLEGQIATTLDQLALLTGDEPGTHDALLSTPAPIPMIPGTVAIGDPAAMLRRRPDIRAAERQLAASNAQIGVNVARQFPSVSIMGIIGLGGPNIADVVDPDSVAGLLLPRISWSFLDFGRNRARVEQARADRDEAEAQYRKAVLGALSDAETSLTRFGNQRRNLFSSVASRNGARQSATYAGQRYAQGAIPLTTSIDAERAALAADQSVLEATGELDRAFIALQKAMGLGWSQQ, encoded by the coding sequence ATGAAGCGACTCAGCTGGGCCATTCTGCCCGCCCTCCTGACCGGATGCGTCGTCGGGCCCAACTATGGAGGGCCGCCGGGCGTCGCGAGTGGGGAGCGCTCCGGATCGACATTTCGCCGCGCAGATCAGGCAGTCACGTCACCGCAGCTCCCTATCGCACGCTGGTGGGAAGGCATGGGCGACCCGCAGCTCACGACCCTGGTCAACCGCGCGCTTGCCTCCAATCCGGACGTGGCGATCGCCGAGGCGCGCATCCGCAAGGCGCGCGCCAGCTTGCGCGAACAGCGCGCGAACCAGCTTCCCACCGTGTCGGCGTCAGGCACTGCGATCGTCGCCGATCTTCCCGCAGGCTCGCTCGCGCTGCCGACGCAAGGCGAGCAATCCGATCGTATCAGGGCCGAGTTCTATAATGCCGGCCTGGACGCATCGTGGGAGATCGATCTGTTCGGCGCGCGACGCCGCGCTGCCGAAGGTGCCGAGGCCCAGGCTCAGGCGGCCGAAGCCAATAAAGCTGATGCGCAGGTTCGTCTGTCGGCGGAGGTTGCCCAGAATTATGTGACTCTGCGCGAACTTCAGCAGCGCCTGATCCTGGCTCGCCGCTCCGCGCAGCTTCAACAGCGATCACTCGCCCTGCTTCAACAGCGCGAACAACGCGGTGCATCGTCGCGCGACGAGGTGGTTCGGCTGAAGACCGAGCTGACCCGCACGGAGGCCGGGCTGTTGCCGCTCGAGGGACAGATCGCGACCACGCTCGACCAGCTTGCCCTGCTCACCGGCGACGAGCCCGGAACACACGATGCCTTGCTGTCCACTCCTGCCCCGATCCCGATGATCCCAGGAACTGTCGCGATCGGCGACCCGGCCGCGATGCTGCGACGCCGGCCTGACATTCGCGCAGCCGAGCGGCAGCTGGCGGCATCGAACGCGCAGATCGGGGTCAACGTCGCCCGGCAGTTCCCATCGGTCAGCATTATGGGGATCATCGGGCTCGGTGGTCCCAATATCGCCGATGTGGTTGATCCTGACAGCGTCGCGGGCCTGCTCCTGCCGCGGATCAGCTGGAGCTTTCTCGACTTCGGCCGTAATCGTGCCCGGGTCGAGCAGGCGCGGGCTGACCGAGACGAGGCGGAAGCACAATACCGCAAGGCGGTTCTCGGCGCGCTGTCTGATGCTGAAACCAGCCTGACCCGCTTCGGCAATCAGCGCCGTAACCTGTTTTCGTCTGTCGCGAGCCGTAACGGTGCCAGACAGTCAGCGACCTATGCCGGGCAGCGATATGCACAGGGAGCGATACCGCTGACCACGTCCATCGATGCCGAACGCGCGGCGCTGGCTGCCGACCAGTCAGTGCTGGAAGCGACCGGCGAACTTGATCGTGCCTTTATCGCCCTCCAAAAGGCGATGGGACTTGGATGGAGCCAGCAGTGA